The region agaagagaaggctgaggggagacaggagcactctctgcaactccctgacaggaggctgcagtgaggtcagggtcagtctcttctctgacAGGACAACGGGAAATGGACTCAACTTGCACTGCAGGAGGTTtaagattggagctgaggaagaggttttttccctgagaggggtgtcagcccctgtgccaggctgcccagggagctgggggagtgcccagccctggagggatcccaaagccatggagctgaggtgctgcagttagtggtgggctgggcagggtgaggggagggctgggactccatgaGCTTCCAAGGGTTTatccaaccaaagtgattcaATGTTTCTAAGGCACATCCCCCAGAGCTGAGCCATTCCTCACCATTCCATGCCgtcagcaccttggtgtcctGCTGTGGCCGTGGCCGCTGTGCCCGGGCTGTGCCCAGCCTGTGGCCGCCGTCCCGCAGCAGCTCCCGCACCCGCCCCGGCTCCAGCCCCAACCGCTGCGCCGTCAGCTCCGGGGAGCAACGCACGGTGAGGACGTTCTTGCCCTTCAGCTCCTCATGGGGGTCCTAAAAGGAGAGGCCCATTGTATGAACACCACTGGCTGAGGAGGCATTGCCCTTTGCCTGCTTTGGGGCTGCTCTGCCgtcccctgtgccctgggccGTGGGTTTCCCATCAGTGCTTTCAGTACCAGGCAgctcttctcccctccctcacCTGCATGGGGCTGACGTTACCCGTCTCCTTCACTCCATAGTGCTGCATGAAGACATCTGCCAGCGTCGTCCCCTCTGTGGCCCCCTCGACAGGGTCAGGAAGCAGAGCCCGGATttcctcagctgcccacacacAGAAAGCTCCTTCTCGCTTCTCTGTGGATGTGGTGGTGGGGTAGGAATCTGCATCTTCTGCACTGTAGAAACCTCCAGCCTGGGAAAAGAGCAAGAGAGACCCTCCAGCTACTGGAACAGCATCTTCAGCCACTGCCTGTCTCTGCTGGGCTGGCAGTCAGTGAGGCACAGCAGTGCCTCAGCCTGAATTCAGCTGGAgagtggaggagggagggattGAAAAGCAGCCCCAAGGCATGTTCCAGGGCAGGCTGAGCTGTTCCCTTTAGCCCAGCTCAGGGAACAACCCACCTGGTCACTCAGATCCCTCGAGACGTAAAGCAGAATGTCTCGGGCAATATCAGCAAAGAACTCATCACCAGAGATCTGTGGGAGGCACAGCACAAGTGTCAGTGTTATCACAGGCAGAGACACGGGGAGATACAAGAGATTCAGATTTAAAGAGCTGACAAAGCAGGGGAAATATATGTGAAAGTCCAGAGACTTTAAACGTGGGATGGATTCAGAGTAAGATCTCTTGATAGAAATCCACAGgcactggagagcagccctggagTTACACCAACCCCAGAGACAGCAGAATGTGTTTGCTGACATCCAAAGGCCAGTCAGAATGTTGTTTCCTCCCCCTTTATGCTAAAAACCCCAAGGCTACAGTGTCATGGATCTGTGCAGCCCTTCTGGAGGAACACCAACAGACAAAAAGGGAGCACAGGACCACTCCATGCCCATGGGACAGGCAACATTTTGGGGAACAGGCTCTGAAGCTGCTCCCCAAACCAAGGCAGCATTCCTACAGAGGGATGCCCTCTCACTGTACCTGGAATGCTCTGCTGTAGGTGGCTGCCAGCTGCCCCTGGTCATACAGCATCTTCTCAAAGTGAGGTACATGCCAGTGCTGGTCAGTGGAGTAGCGGTGGAACCCCTGCAAAGACCAAGTGGTCAGGTCCTCACCTCACATCTCCACTCCACACCTCCTGGGCATGACAGGGGTTTAACCCCGTGGCTTTCCTCCTACCTGACCAATGTGGTCATGGATGCCCCCATGGGCCATCATCTTGAGGGTACGCAGAGCCATCTGCAGTGCTTGGGCACCCTCGGGGGTTGTTCGGTGCAGGGCCCAGTATGTGAACAGGAAATTCAAATTCActgaaagagagggagaaagtgggaggctgtggagtgggctctgccccacagcactgtctgccccacagctggggtcagcagcacagcccacaCTGACCTGGGGTGGGGAACTTGGGGGATTTGGAAAAGCCACCGTACTCCTCGTCATAggagctggagagctgctggaagcAGGTGGCCAGCACGGCTTGGGGTGAGGGGGGTGACTCCTGGCCACGCACACGGATCTCAGACCTGCGTAGCAATGCCTCCAGGATCTTCTGGCTGTTCTCCAACAGGGCATCTTTGTTCTCCTTCCACTAAGATACAGAGTGAGAAAGTCAGTTCTTCCATTCTTTGGTCAGTTTCCTGAATGGCACTGGTCCAAACAGCAGCTTCAGTTCTCAgtcccccctccccagatcAGTTCCAATCCACCTCTAGTCCAGCCGAAGCTCTGACATATTCCTTGGGCTACTGTTTCTCCTCACTGTATCTCAGCCACCCACCAAGCCCAGACCAATTTCCTTGCAGCCCTTTTGGTTGAACCCTGCCTGTTACACCATCTCCTGTGAAGCACTGCTTATGTTCTCAggtgaagctggggaaggggctggagcacaagtatgatggggagcagctgagggaatgagggtgttcagcctggaggaggctgaggggagacatgagcactctctgacactccctgacaggagggtGTAGCAAGgagagggtcagtctcttctcccaagtaataaatgataggataaggggaaatgggctcaagttgccccaggggtggttgagattggagctgaggcagaactgtttccctgagaggggtgtcagcccctgtgccaggctgcccagggagctgggggagtgcccagccctggagggaccccaaagctgtggagctgaggtgctgagggctgtgggtttgtggtgggctgggcagggggaggagaggggTTGGACCCCaagagcttaaagggcttttccaaccaaaacaattgtgtgattctgtggctcCTGCTCTGTACCTGCTCTGCGATTCGGAGCAGCACAGTCCGAAAGCCAACGCGATGAACTCCATCCTCAGGAGGGAAGTAGGTGCCCCCTACAAAGGGCTTGAGGTCTGGAGTCAGCCAGACACTCATTGGCCAGCCCCCTCCACCACTGGTTGCCTGAAAGACAAGTCAGGGGTGCCCTGAGGTGAC is a window of Colius striatus isolate bColStr4 chromosome 18, bColStr4.1.hap1, whole genome shotgun sequence DNA encoding:
- the SPATA20 gene encoding spermatogenesis-associated protein 20 isoform X4 yields the protein MLAGPLRRARRFVTGSVRVAMAGRSSPPGTPRHTNRLGSQRSPYLLQHAHNPVDWYPWGQEAFDKAKKENKPIFLSVGYSTCHWCHVMEEESFKNKEIGEILNQNFVSIKVDREERPDVDKVYMAFVQATSGGGGWPMSVWLTPDLKPFVGGTYFPPEDGVHRVGFRTVLLRIAEQWKENKDALLENSQKILEALLRRSEIRVRGQESPPSPQAVLATCFQQLSSSYDEEYGGFSKSPKFPTPVNLNFLFTYWALHRTTPEGAQALQMALRTLKMMAHGGIHDHIGQGFHRYSTDQHWHVPHFEKMLYDQGQLAATYSRAFQISGDEFFADIARDILLYVSRDLSDQAGGFYSAEDADSYPTTTSTEKREGAFCVWAAEEIRALLPDPVEGATEGTTLADVFMQHYGVKETGNVSPMQDPHEELKGKNVLTVRCSPELTAQRLGLEPGRVRELLRDGGHRLGTARAQRPRPQQDTKVLTAWNGAGAGRWEQLRVPVSPLAFPRWPGEEGRQSHRLCLQQLLLLPAHHLPPGAAWDAVPVSPRACRKARASPWERERNCNKAPLAPRMVPGSVGGCCAPLPAAGQALPMPLLWQHLSRSSSGPSFWHGQETPAEEHLLPLPTHLLLNLFLLRERKTN